TGCAGGCTCGCCAGCCACGCCTGGTACCAGACGTGATCGTCGATCAGGTACCTCTCGCGCCGGCCCCGGCGTTCGCGGGTGATGAGGCCGCGCTCCCCGAGCCAGCCGACCGCCTTGGAGACGGAGGCCGGGCTCACCCGCAGCCGGGCGACGAGCTCCGCGGCGGTGGCGCCGCCGGTGTCGGCGGCGAACAGGCAGACGAGCACCCTGGCCATCATGGCCGGGATCCCGGTCCCGGTCATCATCGCCGCGAAGCGCTCCTCGAACTCTCGCACCGACTCCGGCTCACCCCCGGACGCGGCGGGGTGGGCGATGGGGCCGGCAGTGAGGTCGGCGGCGTGCGGGACCGGCCGGCGGCGGGCTCGCCATCGGGTGGCCTGCTCGGCCTGGTTGGCCCGGTAGCGGTGGTGCCCGCCGTTGCGGGCGACCTCGCGGACGATCGTGGACGTGGACCGGCCGAGCCGGCGCGCGATCTCGGCATAGGCCAGGCCCGCGGCCAGCCCTTCGGCTATGCGCCGGCGCTCCTCGTAGGTCAGACGGCCCGCCGCCATCGCCACCTCCCCCGCGATGCGTTCACTGTCATCGTCAACGCATCGACTTTATCGTCCGTAGCTCGGGCTATCGCTCTGACCTGTTGTTTCCGGTGCGGACGCGCACCTAGCGTTTCGCGCGTCGCAAACACAGAGCACCCGAGAAGGAGACTGCGGTGAGCGCACCACTGCCGACCGAGCGGCGCCCCGGTCACCCATTCGACCCGCCGGCGGGGCTGGCCGAGCTCCGCGAGCATCGCCCGCTGAGCCGGCTGGCCTACCCCGACGGGCACGAGGGCTGGCTGGTCACCAGCCACGCGCTGGTGCGCGAGGTGCTGGCCGACCCGCGCTTCAGCGTCCGCCCCGACCTGCGGCACC
The nucleotide sequence above comes from Nonomuraea gerenzanensis. Encoded proteins:
- a CDS encoding helix-turn-helix domain-containing protein, with amino-acid sequence MAAGRLTYEERRRIAEGLAAGLAYAEIARRLGRSTSTIVREVARNGGHHRYRANQAEQATRWRARRRPVPHAADLTAGPIAHPAASGGEPESVREFEERFAAMMTGTGIPAMMARVLVCLFAADTGGATAAELVARLRVSPASVSKAVGWLGERGLITRERRGRRERYLIDDHVWYQAWLASLHGMVLWARFTQQGAQLYGEGSPAGARLHTAGQFFRHLHRDMSQSAEHWRHTLAT